A single genomic interval of Corvus hawaiiensis isolate bCorHaw1 chromosome 5, bCorHaw1.pri.cur, whole genome shotgun sequence harbors:
- the MFHAS1 gene encoding malignant fibrous histiocytoma-amplified sequence 1 isoform X2: protein MAQTEPPKAVRLWRDAALRARKLRDGPGEPEPEPDAGPPGGPPPPPGAAAPRRPSLAAAALGELEALNLSGRGLEELPEEVGAALSGLRVLSLRRNRLGRLPAAALRHLGRLAELDLSHNRLRGLGDGGALAGLRGLRKLSLSHNELGAEGPGLPPRLAELGCLEELDLSFNRLRRLPEGLGRLRHLRTLDVDHNLLPSFPAPLLELAALEELDCSGNRHLGALPEGIAALRRLKILWLSGTGLASLPEGLCQLSALESLMLDGNRLQALPAGFGRLQRLKMLNLSSNLLGEFPSAILALPSLEELYLSRNQLTVLPPHLCQLHQLRTLWLDNNRIRYLPDSIVLLHSLEELVLQGNQIAILPEGFGQLSRVTLWKIKDNPLIQPPYEVCMKGIPYIAAYQQELAHSQPALKPRLKLVLMGLKDAGKTLLRRCLMEENGQREDMGSLEAGSTQHRGFPGQQQDIGRVTVGCCPFPEPQDSSSTRVPVMQQVECLPVERQDIPSRVPSHRAKGETPSPALSLPSSAPQVPLGLGLSGGSKGIEVMDWTADAERGLTFIVYELAGDPSYDVIQSFFLSPGALYVLVVNLSAYVPQHFYPSVGYFLHWLSSKVPHAVVCMVGTHADLCAERELEEKCLDIHHQIAQQEKRDAEGLQSLVQQVDEALGQDFDLRCSSPHAAFYGVSDKNLRRKKAQFQYLLNHRPQILSPVLPFSCQDRCQVRRLRDKLLSVAEHRDIFPNLHRVLPKSWQVLEELHFQPQAQQLWLSWWDSARLGLQAGLTEDRLQSALSYLHESGKLLYFEEHLTLREYVFHNLPRLIDILNVFCQRDATVLLQKLLSDTQIDELRITQLHHYVEGFLLHGLLPAHVIRLLLKPHIQSREDLQLILELLEKMGLCYCVNKPKCKPLNGAAAWYKFPCYVKNEVPHAEAWINGTNLSGQSFVVEQLQIEYSFPFIFPPGLFARYSVQINSHVVQRSDGKYQIYAYRGKVPVVVSYRPARGALQPDTLSIASHASLPNIWTAWQAITPLVEELNVLLQEWPGLYYTVHVLCSKCLKRGSPNPHTFPGELLSQPRPEGLTEIICPKNGSERVNVALVYPPTPTVISPCSK from the coding sequence ATGGCTCAGACGGAGCCCCCGAAGGCGGTGCGGCTGTGGCGCGACGCCGCCCTGCGCGCACGGAAGCTGCGGGACGGCCCTGGCGAGCCCGAGCCCGAGCCGGACGCGGGGCCGCCGggggggccgccgccgccccccggtGCCGCCGCTCCTCGCCGCCCGTccctggcggcggcggcgctggggGAGCTGGAGGCGCTGAACCTGAGCGGgcgggggctggaggagctgcccGAGGAGGTAGGCGCCGCCCTGAGCGGGCTGCGGGTGCTCAGCCTGCGGCGCAACCGGCTGGGCCGCCTGCCCGCCGCCGCCCTGCGCCACCTGGGCCGCCTGGCCGAGCTCGACCTCAGCCACAACCGGCTGCGGGGCCTGGGGGACGGCGGGGCGCtggcggggctgcggggcctgCGCAAGCTCAGCCTCAGCCACAACGAACTGGGCGCCGAgggcccggggctgcccccCCGCCTCGCCGAGCTGGGCTGCCTCGAGGAGCTCGACCTCAGCTTCAACCGCCTGCGCCGCCTGCCCGAGGGCCTGGGCCGTCTGCGGCACCTCCGCACCCTCGACGTCGACCATAACCTGctgccctccttccctgccccgctgctggaGCTGGCCGCTCTGGAGGAGCTCGACTGTTCCGGCAACCGCCACCTCGGGGCCCTGCCCGAGGGCATCGCTGCCCTCCGCCGCCTCAAGATCCTCTGGCTCAGCGGCACCGGGCTGGCATCCCTGCCAGAGGGCCTCTGTCAGCTGAGTGCCCTCGAGAGCCTCATGCTGGATGGCAACCGGCTGCAGGCGCTGCCCGCTGGCTTTGGCAGACTACAGCGGCTCAAGATGCTGAACCTCTCCTCCAACCTGCTGGGGGAGTTCCCCTCTGCCATCTTGGCGCTGCCCAGTCTAGAGGAGCTCTACCTGAGCCGCAACCAGCTCACCGTGCTGCCCCCTCACCTCTGTCAGCTCCACCAGCTCCGCACTCTCTGGCTGGACAACAACCGCATCCGCTACCTGCCTGACTCCATCGTGCTCCTCCacagcctggaggagctggtCCTGCAAGGCAACCAGATCGCCATCCTGCCTGAGGGCTTCGGGCAGCTTTCCCGTGTCACCCTGTGGAAGATCAAAGACAACCCCCTCATCCAGCCCCCCTACGAGGTGTGCATGAAAGGCATCCCCTACATCGCAGCTTaccagcaggagctggcccACTCCCAGCCTGCCCTCAAACCCCGCCTCAAGCTGGTCCTCATGGGCCTAAAGGATGCAGGAAAGACCCTGCTGAGACGGTGCCTCATGGAGGAAAATGGGCAGAGAGAGGACATGGGAAGCCTGGAGGCAGGGAGCACCCAGCACAGAGGGtttcctgggcagcagcaggacattgGGAGGGTGACAGTTGGGTGTTGCCCCTTTCCAGAGCCTCAAGACAGTTCCTCAACTCGGGTACCTGTCATGCAGCAGGTGGAATGTCTCCCTGTTGAGCGGCAGGATATCCCTTCTCGTGTGCCCTCTCACCGAGCAAAAGGGGAGACACCATCCCCTGCACTGTCACTGCCATCCAGTGCCCCCCAAGTACCACTGGGACTAGGACTATCAGGAGGCAGTAAGGGCATCGAGGTGATGGACTGGACAGCGGATGCAGAGAGGGGCCTGACATTTATTGTGTACGAGCTGGCAGGGGACCCAAGCTATGATGTGATCCagtctttcttcctctctcctggaGCCTTGTACGTGCTGGTGGTGAATTTGAGTGCCTACGTCCCTCAGCACTTCTACCCCTCTGTGGGCTATTTCTTACACTGGCTCAGTTCCAAGGTGCCCCATGCTGTGGTGTGCATGGTGGGAACCCATGCCGACCTCTGTGCGGAGCGGGAGTTGGAAGAGAAGTGCCTGGACATCCATCACCAGATCGCTCAGCAGGAGAAGAGGGATGCTGAGGGACTCCAGAGCTTAGTCCAGCAGGTGGATGAGGCTCTGGGACAGGACTTTGACCTGCGCTGCTCCAGCCCACACGCTGCCTTTTATGGAGTCTCAGACAAGAACTTGCGGCGAAAGAAGGCCCAGTTTCAGTATCTTCTCAACCACCGCCCACAGATCCTCTCTCCAGTGCTGCCTTTCAGCTGCCAGGACCGTTGCCAGGTGCGTCGCCTGCGGGACAAGCTCCTCTCGGTGGCTGAGCACCGGGATATCTTCCCAAACCTGCACCGGGTGTTGCCCAAGTCCTGGCAAGTGCTGGAGGAACTGCACTTCCAGCCACAAGCTCAGCAGTTGTGGCTTAGCTGGTGGGACTCTGCCCGACTGGGCTTGCAGGCAGGCCTGACGGAGGATCGGCTCCAGAGTGCCCTGTCCTACCTGCACGAGAGTGGAAAGCTGCTCTACTTTGAGGAGCATCTCACCTTGCGGGAGTATGTGTTCCACAACCTGCCACGGCTCATTGACATCCTCAATGTCTTTTGCCAGCGGGATGCCACCGTGCTGCTACAGAAACTGCTCAGTGACACCCAGATTGACGAACTGAGGATCACTCAGCTCCATCATTACGTGGAGGGCTTCTTGCTGCATGGCCTCCTTCCTGCCCATGTTATCCGTCTCCTTCTTAAGCCCCACATCCAGAGCCGGGAGGATCTGCAGCTCattctggagctgctggagaagatgGGGCTATGTTACTGTGTCAACAAACCCAAATGCAAGCCCTTAAATGGGGCAGCTGCTTGGTACAAGTTTCCCTGTTACGTGAAAAACGAGGTGCCCCATGCAGAGGCGTGGATCAATGGCACCAATCTGAGCGGACAGTCCTTCGTGGTGGAGCAGCTGCAGATTGAATATAGCTTTCCATTCATTTTCCCACCCGGCTTGTTTGCACGCTACAGTGTCCAGATTAACAGCCACGTGGTTCAGCGGTCGGATGGCAAATACCAGATTTATGCCTACCGGGGAAAGGTGCCTGTGGTGGTGAGCTACCGGCCTGCCAggggagctctgcagccagaCACTCTGTCTATCGCTAGTCATGCGTCCCTACCAAATATCTGGACAGCTTGGCAAGCTATTACGCCTTTAGTGGAAGAACTGAATGTCCTGCTCCAGGAATGGCCGGGCCTGTACTACACTGTGCATGTCCTCTGTTCAAAGTGCCTTAAAAGAGGGTCACCCAACCCACACACTTTTCCAG